The proteins below are encoded in one region of Candidatus Thiodiazotropha sp. LNASS1:
- the galE gene encoding UDP-glucose 4-epimerase GalE: MSQKGILVTGGAGYIGSHTARQLGEAGEKLVTLDNLSTGFRQAVLHGELVVGNTGDPDLVNRILAEYDIDTVMHFAAHTIVPESVENPLKYYANNTCNTRNLLACCAEAGVKHFVFSSTAAVYGIPESGIAYEEAPTNPINPYGTSKLMSEMMLRDLAAASDMRYVALRYFNVAGCDLESRIGQSTPKATLLTKVACEAAVGKREAVYIFGTDYPTKDGTGVRDYIHVEDLADAHVKALEYLRNGGESTTLNCGYGHGYSVRELLKSVETANGSPLNIIEAARRAGDPPELVAGAEKVREVLDWIPRYDDLAIIASSSLAWERKQLDAPWSNN, translated from the coding sequence ATGTCACAGAAAGGGATTCTCGTTACCGGTGGTGCGGGTTATATCGGCAGTCACACAGCCCGTCAGCTGGGTGAGGCCGGTGAGAAGCTGGTCACCCTTGACAATCTCTCCACCGGCTTTCGCCAAGCCGTTCTGCATGGTGAGCTGGTCGTCGGCAATACAGGCGACCCGGATCTGGTGAACCGCATACTTGCTGAATACGACATCGATACGGTCATGCATTTCGCCGCCCACACAATCGTCCCCGAATCCGTGGAAAATCCACTCAAGTACTACGCCAACAACACCTGCAATACCAGGAATCTGCTGGCCTGCTGTGCAGAGGCCGGGGTCAAGCATTTTGTCTTTTCATCCACGGCGGCGGTTTACGGCATACCCGAATCGGGTATCGCCTACGAAGAGGCGCCCACCAACCCGATCAATCCCTATGGCACCTCGAAACTGATGTCCGAAATGATGTTGCGTGATCTTGCCGCCGCCAGCGATATGCGTTATGTCGCCTTACGTTATTTCAACGTGGCGGGCTGCGACCTGGAGAGCCGGATCGGCCAGTCGACGCCGAAGGCGACCCTGCTGACCAAGGTGGCCTGTGAAGCCGCCGTGGGCAAGCGTGAGGCGGTCTACATCTTCGGTACGGACTATCCCACCAAGGACGGCACCGGGGTACGCGACTATATTCATGTGGAAGATCTGGCGGACGCCCATGTCAAGGCCCTTGAATATCTGCGCAATGGCGGCGAATCGACCACCCTCAATTGCGGTTACGGCCATGGTTATTCCGTGCGCGAGCTATTGAAGTCAGTGGAAACCGCCAATGGATCACCCCTTAACATCATCGAGGCGGCGAGACGTGCGGGCGACCCGCCGGAACTGGTGGCAGGGGCCGAAAAGGTGCGCGAGGTATTGGACTGGATACCACGCTACGATGACCTTGCGATCATTGCCAGCTCATCCCTCGCCTGGGAGAGAAAACAGCTGGATGCCCCCTGGTCCAATAACTGA
- a CDS encoding undecaprenyl-diphosphate phosphatase, with protein MELIQIFILAALQGLTEFLPISSSAHLILAPIVTDYSDQGLAFDVAVHVGTLAAVVGYFRHEVISISSDFFRAWLNPAARSRESRLGWMIIIATLPVGVFGLLMKSLVETDLRSPLVIAITTIVFGILLLVADRMGKRQRDEYDIRWLDALVIGLFQALAIIPGTSRSGSTITGGLFLGLSRRAASRFSFLISIPTILLSGGLLTLELMRSDTPADWLSLSLGTGLAFITAYLCIHYFLRFIETIGMLPFVVYRFILGGLILLFLV; from the coding sequence ATGGAACTGATACAGATATTCATCCTTGCCGCATTGCAGGGATTGACTGAATTTCTGCCTATTTCCAGCTCCGCTCACCTGATCCTGGCACCCATCGTCACCGATTATTCGGATCAGGGACTTGCCTTCGACGTGGCAGTGCACGTTGGGACTCTGGCCGCGGTGGTTGGTTATTTCCGTCACGAAGTCATCTCTATAAGCAGTGACTTTTTCCGCGCCTGGCTTAATCCCGCGGCCCGTTCCAGAGAGTCCCGCCTGGGCTGGATGATCATCATTGCCACACTGCCTGTCGGGGTGTTCGGTCTGCTGATGAAATCCCTGGTGGAGACCGATCTGCGCTCACCCCTGGTGATTGCCATTACCACCATAGTCTTCGGTATCCTGTTACTGGTTGCCGATCGCATGGGCAAGCGTCAGCGGGATGAGTATGATATCCGCTGGCTCGATGCACTGGTGATCGGCCTCTTTCAGGCACTGGCCATCATACCCGGCACCTCCCGCTCCGGTTCGACCATTACCGGCGGGCTTTTTCTCGGACTGAGCCGCAGAGCCGCATCCCGCTTTTCATTCCTGATCTCGATTCCCACCATCCTGTTGTCAGGCGGATTGCTGACCCTGGAGCTGATGCGCAGCGACACACCTGCCGATTGGCTCTCACTGAGCCTGGGGACCGGGCTTGCCTTTATCACAGCCTATCTCTGCATCCACTATTTTCTGCGTTTTATAGAGACAATCGGTATGTTGCCCTTTGTCGTTTATCGTTTTATTTTAGGTGGACTGATACTGCTTTTTCTGGTCTGA
- a CDS encoding YiiX/YebB-like N1pC/P60 family cysteine hydrolase, whose translation MKNPNLSVLLLLLISVGGQAALASPSIETSLQQQLINDRDVVFIQRIGLADTLRYMELNGELFPPAKTSDNRLVNRAQRQKILSTWISFLDRLIILDSISQSYAGYKQHHDERVRKMAFRIAYAAFLARYRYVLDFLQITERNSQFHTLLNEPIPELGLEHDTYTEVKYHYLHIAIATEFTRLALAYRLHGEEPGFRLNPGIREDQAKIWDYGKGKGIKQTIKNGVRIVKDSSFKALFPIQKGISQWMGDVRVRRPHQSLITLEQISSLQPRLEPGDILLERREWYLSNIGLPGFWPHAALFIGTPEQRQHYFQSADIKAWVRHQGIDSGEFEALLQHRYPQAYAESLGMRENEHLVRVIEAVSEGVVFTSLEHSAAADSLAVMRPRLSRLDKAKAILQAFHYSGRPYDFNFDFLTDRELVCTELVYKAYEANGDKAGLTLPVVEILGRLATPANEIVKQFDRNYDSQKQQLDLVLFLDGQEKARVALESDLAAFRHSWRRPKWHILIQDSRETAHN comes from the coding sequence GTGAAAAATCCAAATCTATCAGTTCTCCTGTTACTGCTCATCTCCGTAGGCGGCCAGGCGGCTTTGGCCTCACCCTCCATTGAGACATCCCTGCAACAGCAACTGATCAATGACCGGGATGTGGTATTCATTCAACGTATCGGTCTTGCCGACACACTCCGCTACATGGAATTGAACGGCGAACTATTCCCACCTGCCAAGACGTCTGACAATCGACTCGTCAATCGGGCGCAACGGCAGAAGATCTTATCGACCTGGATCAGTTTTCTGGATCGTCTGATAATCCTTGACTCGATCAGTCAATCCTACGCAGGCTACAAACAGCATCATGATGAACGGGTCCGTAAAATGGCATTTCGTATTGCCTATGCCGCTTTCCTGGCCCGCTATCGATATGTGCTCGATTTTCTGCAGATAACCGAGCGCAATTCTCAGTTTCACACCCTGCTGAATGAGCCCATCCCTGAGCTTGGACTCGAACATGACACCTATACAGAGGTGAAATACCACTACCTGCATATTGCCATTGCGACGGAGTTCACCCGACTTGCCCTTGCCTATCGCTTGCATGGCGAAGAGCCCGGGTTCCGTCTGAACCCGGGAATCCGGGAGGATCAGGCCAAGATCTGGGATTATGGCAAGGGAAAGGGAATCAAGCAGACAATCAAGAATGGGGTCCGGATCGTCAAGGACAGTAGTTTCAAGGCCCTTTTTCCGATTCAGAAAGGGATCTCCCAATGGATGGGTGATGTACGCGTTCGCAGACCTCATCAGTCATTGATCACACTGGAACAGATCAGCTCCCTGCAACCCCGTTTGGAGCCAGGTGATATTTTACTGGAACGGCGTGAGTGGTATCTCTCGAATATCGGACTACCGGGATTCTGGCCCCATGCCGCACTCTTCATCGGCACCCCTGAACAACGTCAGCACTACTTTCAATCCGCCGACATCAAGGCGTGGGTACGCCATCAAGGGATCGACAGTGGGGAGTTCGAAGCACTCCTCCAACATCGCTATCCCCAGGCCTACGCAGAGAGCCTCGGAATGCGGGAGAATGAACACCTGGTCCGGGTAATCGAAGCGGTCAGCGAAGGGGTTGTTTTCACCTCACTGGAACACTCCGCAGCCGCCGATTCTCTGGCGGTTATGCGCCCGAGACTCAGCAGACTGGACAAGGCGAAAGCTATCCTGCAGGCGTTTCACTACAGTGGCAGGCCCTATGATTTCAACTTTGATTTTCTCACCGACAGGGAATTAGTCTGTACTGAACTGGTCTATAAGGCCTATGAAGCCAATGGGGACAAGGCCGGCCTGACACTGCCGGTGGTTGAGATTCTGGGACGGCTCGCAACACCCGCCAACGAGATCGTCAAGCAGTTCGACCGGAACTACGACTCACAAAAGCAGCAGCTTGATCTGGTCCTGTTCTTGGATGGCCAGGAAAAGGCCAGGGTTGCATTGGAATCGGATCTGGCCGCTTTTCGCCATAGCTGGAGACGACCGAAATGGCATATATTGATACAGGACTCGCGGGAAACCGCACATAATTAG
- a CDS encoding GNAT family N-acyltransferase, whose translation MLNVEQVLTERFPGFFNNKPQLLTKPMLTLLRMLFHEREINRFLEDHQGLRGLDFIEKVLEYFDLDYLVSNRDLENIPPTGRVVVVANHPLGALDALSLILMISRVRTDIRVVANDLLSALEPLGDLLLPVDNMGGSSSRKGIKQVYEALEREEMVIVFPAGEVSRLRPNGVRDVRWKNGFLQFIRRTEAPMLPVFIDAKNSPLFYAVSLLYKPIAALLLVGEMFRQRSNTIGFRIGGLVPAAHLNVDGIRPKARVRIVRKHFYRVAQRKPGIFTTERSIAHPESRQALKKELSKGRLLGETRDGKQIVLMDWEIGSALMREIGRLRELSFRKVGEGTGRRRDIDKYDTHYRHLVLWDDNELEVVGSYRIGEAGPIINDRGMQGLYTTSLFDFDESFQPYAERAIELGRSFVQPRYWGSRALDYLWQGLGSYLRHHPEIRHMYGPVSISDRYPKAARDLMVVFYKHYFGCKSRLGEAKIPYQLDKACQEEFSRHFCGDDLERDLQELKNQLALYNVTIPTLFKQYTDLCEPGGVCFLDFGKDPDFAGCTDGMILVSVDKVKSAKRKRYIGD comes from the coding sequence GTGCTGAATGTCGAGCAGGTTTTGACTGAACGTTTTCCCGGTTTTTTCAACAATAAACCACAGTTGTTGACCAAACCGATGTTGACCCTGCTCCGGATGCTCTTCCACGAGCGGGAGATTAACCGCTTTCTGGAAGATCACCAGGGTCTACGCGGTCTTGATTTTATTGAAAAGGTACTGGAGTACTTCGACCTCGATTATCTGGTTTCAAACCGGGATCTGGAAAATATCCCACCTACCGGTCGTGTGGTGGTGGTGGCGAATCATCCGTTAGGGGCGCTCGATGCCCTGAGTTTGATTTTGATGATCAGTCGGGTGCGTACCGATATTCGGGTAGTGGCCAACGATCTGCTCTCGGCCCTGGAACCGCTCGGTGATCTACTGCTTCCGGTGGACAATATGGGTGGCAGTTCCAGCCGCAAGGGTATCAAACAGGTCTATGAAGCCTTGGAACGAGAGGAAATGGTCATTGTATTTCCAGCCGGCGAAGTCTCCCGGCTGCGTCCCAACGGTGTGCGGGATGTGCGCTGGAAAAACGGATTTCTCCAGTTTATCCGCCGTACCGAGGCCCCCATGCTACCGGTTTTCATCGATGCCAAGAACTCCCCCCTGTTCTATGCCGTCTCTCTACTCTATAAGCCCATCGCCGCCCTCTTGCTGGTCGGTGAGATGTTCCGCCAGCGTTCCAACACTATCGGCTTTCGGATCGGTGGGTTGGTGCCTGCCGCCCATCTCAATGTGGATGGGATCAGGCCTAAGGCGCGGGTGCGTATTGTACGTAAACACTTCTATCGGGTGGCGCAGCGCAAACCGGGTATCTTCACCACCGAGCGCAGCATCGCCCATCCTGAGTCGCGACAAGCGTTGAAAAAAGAGCTGTCCAAAGGGCGGCTGCTGGGTGAGACCCGGGATGGAAAACAGATCGTTCTCATGGATTGGGAAATCGGCTCGGCCTTGATGCGTGAAATTGGCCGCTTAAGGGAACTGAGTTTTCGCAAGGTGGGCGAGGGTACGGGCAGGCGCCGGGATATCGATAAATATGATACTCATTATCGACACCTGGTACTTTGGGATGACAATGAACTGGAGGTTGTCGGATCGTACCGAATAGGCGAGGCTGGGCCGATCATCAACGATCGGGGAATGCAGGGGCTTTATACCACTTCGCTGTTTGATTTTGACGAGAGCTTCCAACCCTATGCGGAGCGGGCCATTGAACTGGGGCGCAGTTTTGTCCAGCCTCGTTATTGGGGTTCAAGGGCATTGGATTATCTGTGGCAGGGCCTGGGAAGCTACCTGCGTCACCATCCTGAGATTCGCCACATGTATGGCCCTGTCAGTATCAGTGATCGCTATCCGAAGGCCGCACGAGACCTGATGGTGGTTTTCTACAAACACTACTTCGGATGTAAAAGTCGACTGGGCGAAGCAAAAATCCCCTATCAATTGGATAAGGCGTGTCAGGAGGAGTTCTCCCGGCACTTTTGCGGGGATGATTTGGAGAGGGATCTGCAGGAGCTTAAAAATCAGCTGGCGTTATACAACGTCACGATTCCAACCCTGTTCAAACAGTACACTGATCTGTGTGAACCGGGTGGTGTCTGCTTTCTCGATTTCGGTAAGGATCCCGATTTCGCCGGCTGTACCGATGGCATGATCCTGGTTTCCGTGGATAAGGTAAAATCGGCCAAGCGTAAACGCTATATCGGCGATTGA
- the metG gene encoding methionine--tRNA ligase, giving the protein MNQTARKILITSALPYANGPIHIGHLVEYIQTDIWSRFQKMRGHQCIYVCADDAHGTPIMLRARQEGIEPEALITRVAKEHQTDFADFRVDFDNYHSTHSPENQACANTIYERNRDGDHIVKRTITQAYDPVEQMFLPDRFIKGTCPNPKCGAEDQYGDNCEVCGSSYSPAELKNPVSAISGAVPEQRESDHYFFKLADFESMLKGWTGGGHVQSEVSNKLGEWFEAGLQEWDISRDAPYFGFEIPDHPGKYFYVWLDAPIGYMASFRNLCDKTDGLDFDEYWAEGSETELYHFIGKDIIYFHTLFWPAMLHGAGFRTPSAVYAHGFLTVDGAKMSKSRGTFIKARTYLDHLNPEYLRYYFAAKLGSGVDDIDLNLEDFAQRVNSDLVGKVVNIASRCAGFITKRFDGKLADQVTEQTLFNDFVNAGEAIAEHYEKREFSRAVREIMALADRANQYIDEQKPWVVAKEEGKEAVLQAICSDGLNLFRLLIGYLRPILPGTAEMAEAFLQIEPLTWEQLRTPLTGHQIGKFKPLMTRVDPKQIEAMLEHSKEDLAGQAPAQTAKPAADSPLVTDPIADTIQFDDFAKLDLRIVRIAKAEHVEGADKLLQLTLDLGGETRNVFAGIKSAYAPKDLEGKLTVMVANLAPRKMRFGISEGMVLAAGPGGKDLYVLNPDQGAQPGMRVK; this is encoded by the coding sequence ATGAACCAGACAGCCCGCAAGATCCTGATCACCAGCGCACTGCCCTACGCCAACGGTCCGATCCATATCGGCCACCTGGTGGAGTACATCCAGACCGACATCTGGTCACGCTTTCAGAAGATGCGCGGGCATCAGTGTATCTACGTCTGCGCCGATGACGCCCACGGCACACCGATCATGCTGCGCGCCCGTCAGGAGGGCATTGAGCCGGAGGCCCTGATCACCCGGGTGGCCAAGGAGCACCAGACCGACTTCGCCGACTTCCGTGTCGACTTCGACAATTACCACTCCACCCACTCACCGGAGAACCAGGCCTGCGCCAACACCATCTATGAGCGCAACCGGGATGGCGACCATATCGTCAAACGCACCATCACCCAGGCCTATGACCCGGTGGAACAGATGTTCCTGCCCGATCGCTTCATCAAGGGTACTTGTCCCAATCCCAAGTGCGGCGCCGAAGATCAGTATGGCGATAACTGCGAGGTCTGCGGCTCCAGCTACTCACCGGCAGAGCTGAAGAACCCGGTCTCCGCCATCTCCGGCGCGGTACCGGAGCAGCGCGAATCGGACCACTATTTTTTCAAACTGGCCGACTTCGAAAGCATGCTGAAAGGGTGGACCGGCGGCGGGCATGTCCAGAGCGAGGTCTCCAACAAGCTGGGCGAGTGGTTCGAGGCCGGGCTGCAGGAGTGGGATATTTCCCGCGACGCTCCCTACTTCGGTTTCGAGATCCCGGACCACCCGGGCAAGTACTTCTATGTCTGGCTCGACGCACCCATCGGCTACATGGCCAGCTTCCGTAACCTCTGCGACAAAACCGATGGGCTCGACTTCGACGAGTACTGGGCAGAAGGTAGCGAGACCGAGCTCTATCACTTCATCGGCAAGGACATCATCTACTTCCACACCCTGTTCTGGCCGGCGATGCTGCACGGCGCGGGCTTCCGCACCCCCAGCGCGGTCTACGCCCACGGCTTTCTCACCGTGGACGGGGCCAAGATGTCAAAGTCCCGCGGCACCTTCATCAAGGCCCGCACCTACCTGGATCACCTCAATCCTGAGTACCTGCGCTACTACTTCGCCGCCAAGTTGGGTTCCGGTGTGGACGACATCGACCTCAACCTGGAGGACTTCGCCCAGCGGGTCAACAGCGATCTGGTAGGCAAGGTGGTCAATATCGCCAGCCGCTGCGCCGGCTTCATCACCAAAAGGTTTGACGGCAAGTTGGCGGATCAGGTTACCGAGCAAACCCTGTTCAACGACTTCGTCAACGCCGGCGAGGCCATTGCCGAACACTACGAGAAGCGGGAGTTCAGCCGCGCCGTACGCGAGATCATGGCCTTGGCCGACCGGGCCAACCAATATATCGATGAACAGAAACCCTGGGTGGTGGCAAAAGAAGAAGGGAAGGAAGCGGTGTTGCAGGCCATCTGCAGCGACGGCCTCAACCTCTTCCGCCTGTTGATCGGCTATCTGCGGCCGATTCTGCCCGGTACCGCCGAGATGGCGGAGGCCTTCCTGCAGATCGAGCCCTTGACCTGGGAACAGCTGAGAACACCATTGACTGGGCATCAGATCGGTAAATTCAAGCCGCTGATGACCCGGGTCGATCCAAAGCAGATCGAGGCGATGCTGGAGCACTCGAAAGAGGATCTGGCGGGGCAGGCACCTGCCCAGACGGCCAAACCTGCAGCTGACTCTCCCCTGGTCACAGATCCCATCGCCGATACCATTCAGTTCGATGACTTCGCCAAACTCGACCTGCGAATCGTGCGCATCGCCAAGGCAGAGCACGTTGAGGGAGCTGACAAGCTGCTGCAGCTGACTCTCGACCTGGGCGGCGAGACCCGCAATGTCTTCGCCGGTATCAAGTCGGCTTATGCTCCGAAGGATCTGGAAGGCAAGCTCACCGTGATGGTGGCCAATCTGGCGCCGCGCAAGATGCGCTTCGGCATCTCAGAAGGTATGGTTCTGGCGGCTGGACCTGGAGGAAAGGATCTCTACGTCCTCAATCCCGATCAGGGGGCGCAACCGGGGATGCGGGTGAAGTAG
- a CDS encoding RND family transporter, which yields MHGVGQRAALVNKLKRVSLSRKATVLTLRYAVWILLLFGGITLWAAIQLPSLQIDVSPRSLATADDDSMLLSDEFKQGAENMALVVIEDRELFAEESLRAVKSIIQELQSQSFVNRIESLFNTPNPRVEGETVHTDPFIHRVDPTPEEIDRIIGDARANALVHRNLLSDDGTMMVLTVELVAGELKHDNGYRIANEIENLLEPYEENFDQLYQLGTHYIGLQASRSIQQDFLSLIPLSLVLLLAVLTLMFRSLILALLPILTSIISIIWLLGGMAFLGMPFTIMTSMVPVLIVIIGSTEDIHLIFEYLKGHSSGIGTGAAIRYMVRRLRLAVVLTFITTYLGFVAIGTSPINMLREFGWVASTGLLVNFLVTVVLLAVLLKLFGARMTKSKHDQYYGMAVFEMLSNTLSKLILKHKSKLLAFSGVVLAASISNGLNLNFNNNFLDYFADGSDVKQRIESLEGRINGTEYFFVVLDGRVEGTFNQRRYLDEISEIQTYIDASVVFHGSVSLVDYLVLLNRVMNDGRGNELPQDDEIIEGLTSLVDMKNMRSVVVEDFSSTAIIVRHGIAASEEVHRALEELKTFLDEHIDPALNVTLVGSTISSSEAHQLMSQSMLTSLALMLGAILAVVSLLFSSYKAGLVATVANGFPIVLLFGVMGCCGIKVDAATSMIAVIALGICIDHTMHFMVCYRSALNLYRNPVWAVRCAMKHKLIPITTASLALFIGLGVLVLSGFEPIARFGMLSALVIVAAYFSNLVIMPALLLMRTPGKNAEAWLYRVIVRPIGGLLLLRRLANNPQINANDY from the coding sequence ATGCATGGTGTCGGTCAACGAGCAGCCTTGGTAAACAAATTGAAACGGGTGTCATTGTCGCGCAAGGCGACTGTGTTGACACTTCGGTATGCGGTATGGATTTTACTGCTGTTCGGTGGCATTACACTGTGGGCCGCAATCCAGTTGCCCTCTTTGCAGATTGATGTTTCACCGCGTTCGCTGGCAACCGCCGACGATGACTCCATGCTGTTATCTGATGAGTTTAAACAGGGCGCCGAGAATATGGCCCTAGTTGTAATCGAGGATAGAGAGTTATTCGCGGAGGAGAGCCTGCGCGCTGTCAAAAGTATCATTCAAGAGTTGCAAAGCCAATCATTTGTAAACAGGATAGAAAGTCTCTTCAATACACCTAATCCAAGGGTGGAAGGCGAAACTGTCCACACGGATCCCTTCATCCATCGTGTTGACCCGACTCCCGAAGAGATCGATCGGATTATCGGCGATGCCCGTGCAAACGCATTGGTGCATAGAAACCTGTTATCTGACGACGGTACAATGATGGTTCTCACCGTTGAGTTGGTTGCCGGTGAACTGAAGCACGATAACGGTTATCGGATTGCAAACGAGATTGAGAATCTCCTGGAACCCTATGAGGAAAATTTCGATCAGCTCTACCAGCTTGGCACGCACTATATCGGGCTGCAGGCAAGCAGATCGATACAGCAGGACTTCCTATCGTTGATCCCTCTCAGTCTGGTGCTGCTGTTGGCGGTTCTGACATTGATGTTTCGCAGTTTGATACTTGCGTTACTACCGATATTAACTTCTATCATCAGTATTATCTGGTTACTAGGTGGCATGGCATTCCTCGGTATGCCGTTCACCATCATGACCTCGATGGTACCGGTGTTGATTGTAATAATCGGTTCGACTGAAGACATACATCTTATATTTGAGTACCTGAAAGGACACAGCTCAGGTATTGGCACAGGTGCTGCCATCCGATATATGGTTCGACGTTTGCGTTTGGCGGTAGTGTTAACCTTCATTACCACCTATTTAGGTTTTGTGGCAATTGGTACAAGTCCGATCAATATGCTGCGTGAATTCGGCTGGGTGGCCTCGACCGGGCTGTTGGTCAATTTTCTTGTAACTGTTGTCCTGCTTGCCGTGCTGTTAAAACTCTTTGGTGCCAGGATGACAAAGTCCAAACATGATCAGTACTATGGAATGGCAGTGTTTGAAATGCTAAGCAATACCTTATCCAAACTGATTCTGAAACATAAAAGTAAGCTGCTTGCATTCTCAGGTGTGGTATTGGCGGCGTCAATTTCGAATGGTTTGAATCTGAATTTCAATAATAACTTTCTCGACTATTTTGCCGACGGTTCTGACGTGAAACAACGCATTGAGTCGCTGGAAGGCCGCATCAATGGAACAGAATACTTTTTTGTCGTTTTAGATGGACGCGTCGAAGGTACTTTCAACCAGCGTCGTTACCTGGATGAAATCAGCGAAATCCAGACCTATATTGACGCATCCGTTGTTTTTCACGGCTCAGTGTCATTGGTAGATTACCTGGTTCTACTGAATCGTGTAATGAACGATGGGCGTGGCAATGAACTGCCTCAGGATGATGAGATAATCGAAGGGTTAACCAGCCTGGTCGACATGAAAAATATGCGTTCTGTGGTCGTGGAGGATTTCAGCAGTACAGCAATTATCGTCCGCCATGGAATTGCGGCATCGGAAGAGGTGCACCGGGCGTTGGAAGAGCTGAAGACGTTTCTCGATGAGCACATTGATCCGGCCCTTAATGTTACATTAGTCGGATCAACGATCTCTTCCAGTGAAGCCCATCAGCTTATGTCGCAAAGTATGCTGACCTCTCTGGCGTTAATGCTGGGCGCCATTCTTGCAGTGGTGTCGCTGCTGTTTTCAAGCTATAAGGCTGGTTTGGTCGCAACAGTTGCCAATGGATTTCCGATTGTTCTGTTATTTGGTGTGATGGGTTGTTGCGGCATCAAGGTGGATGCTGCGACATCGATGATAGCGGTGATTGCATTGGGTATCTGTATCGATCACACCATGCATTTTATGGTCTGTTACAGATCCGCCCTGAACCTGTACAGAAACCCGGTATGGGCGGTGCGCTGTGCGATGAAACACAAACTCATCCCGATTACCACGGCCAGTCTGGCACTGTTTATAGGATTGGGAGTGCTGGTTTTATCCGGCTTTGAACCGATCGCCCGCTTTGGTATGTTGAGTGCGCTGGTAATCGTGGCAGCCTATTTTTCCAACCTGGTGATCATGCCTGCATTACTGCTCATGCGTACACCGGGTAAAAATGCAGAGGCATGGTTGTACCGCGTCATAGTCAGGCCGATCGGTGGATTGTTGCTGCTGCGAAGACTTGCCAATAATCCACAGATCAATGCAAATGATTACTGA
- a CDS encoding response regulator — translation MTEGTSLLVVDDEPEICEILLEYFGQQGFIVLSAYSAEQARPLFNKKVPDLVILDIRMPGEDGLSLARWLRDTHPNVGIIMLTTAADVVDRVVGLEIGADDYVAKPFDLRELLARVKSVIRRRHQADPTEITEGRIRIGVCELDLDMHKLFDASGHEVPITAMEFDLLRVFTEHPNRALNRDQIMELAHHRDWDVYDRSIDLRIMRLRRKIERNPEKPDTIKTVRGVGYMYVQ, via the coding sequence ATGACTGAAGGCACCTCCTTGCTCGTCGTGGATGACGAGCCCGAGATTTGCGAAATTCTGCTTGAGTATTTCGGACAGCAGGGTTTTATCGTACTCAGTGCATACAGTGCAGAACAAGCCCGTCCGCTTTTCAATAAAAAAGTCCCCGATCTTGTCATTCTCGATATCCGTATGCCTGGAGAGGATGGTTTGTCTCTGGCACGCTGGCTGCGTGACACCCATCCAAATGTAGGCATCATCATGCTGACGACTGCCGCCGATGTTGTTGACCGTGTTGTCGGTCTCGAAATCGGTGCCGACGACTATGTCGCTAAACCTTTCGATTTGCGCGAACTGCTGGCTAGAGTCAAGAGTGTAATACGCCGCCGACATCAGGCAGATCCAACCGAGATTACTGAAGGCAGGATAAGGATTGGCGTATGCGAACTCGACCTAGACATGCATAAGCTGTTCGACGCTTCCGGACACGAAGTACCTATCACGGCAATGGAATTCGACCTGTTGCGTGTGTTCACAGAACATCCCAACCGTGCCCTGAACCGAGATCAGATCATGGAGCTTGCCCACCATCGCGACTGGGACGTATATGATCGATCCATAGATCTACGCATCATGCGCCTACGACGCAAGATAGAGCGGAATCCGGAAAAACCGGATACGATCAAAACCGTTCGCGGTGTCGGTTATATGTATGTTCAATAA